In Flavobacterium endoglycinae, one DNA window encodes the following:
- a CDS encoding TonB-dependent receptor plug domain-containing protein — MKFKITLFAVVLFYQISFSQQKDTIKSHEKLSEVVVTGQFEPQSIKKSVFNVRVISNKDIQNLAANNLSDVLNQYLNITVRPSSTSGRSTVSLFGLDAQYFKILVDNVPLVNEGGVGNNTDLSQINLNDVDHIEIVEGSMGVAYGANAVSGVLNIITKKSSKYKWNITASVQEETVGDEYSLFEKGRHIQSLRVAHTFNKNWFVSGGINRNDFQGYLGDRNGKSYAENDQTRGYTWLPKEQLNGNALISYHKDRFRFFYKFEFLDENVDYYNSTVQSNFNSTLGTYRYSDDMRYFTNRYFHNLNVTGGLFSQLNYNVSVSHQKQQREIENFRYYLFTKNEDLNSTEKDQSMEVLSSTGTLNNFFSDKTVDLQIGYDFVNNQGFALVQEANNKFVPIRKRLENYDFFVSSEIMATDRFSIKPGLRFSVQSKFKNQYASSIGLRYLFDKGLELRGSYGNGFRTPNFDELYTKQIFDGHFFTGNENLIPETSTSYEASIKKFMTFSSGWQWSGTLAGSFLNVDDRIDMAFIRKNPDTGTPEYQYINVSKYQMWNFSTMNQIVKDNFTVNLGAALIGISQLINNNQFTSNDQFLYSFNLNASLSYNITKWKTIISGYYKYNGKSRQFIESGSEYVLSEIDPSNWLDASIRKNFFKDHFEATIGARNILNVTNVNQTRTTEGAHASGSNLMLAYGRSYFLKLAYNLNL; from the coding sequence ATGAAATTTAAAATTACTCTTTTTGCAGTTGTGCTTTTTTATCAGATTTCTTTTTCGCAGCAAAAAGATACTATTAAATCACACGAAAAACTCTCAGAAGTCGTGGTTACAGGACAGTTTGAGCCACAATCTATAAAAAAATCTGTTTTTAATGTTCGTGTTATATCTAATAAGGATATACAAAATTTAGCAGCGAATAATTTATCTGATGTTTTGAATCAATATTTAAATATTACAGTTAGACCCAGTAGTACAAGCGGTCGGTCAACAGTTTCCTTATTTGGGTTAGATGCACAGTATTTTAAAATTTTGGTTGACAATGTTCCTTTAGTTAATGAAGGAGGCGTTGGAAATAATACCGATTTATCTCAAATTAACCTTAATGATGTTGATCATATAGAGATTGTTGAAGGTTCTATGGGAGTAGCTTACGGGGCGAATGCTGTGAGTGGAGTTTTGAACATTATCACCAAAAAATCTTCAAAGTACAAGTGGAATATTACTGCATCTGTTCAGGAAGAAACTGTAGGTGATGAATATTCTTTGTTTGAAAAAGGACGCCACATTCAATCTTTGAGAGTAGCACATACCTTCAATAAAAACTGGTTTGTAAGTGGTGGGATCAATCGAAATGATTTTCAAGGATATTTAGGTGATAGAAATGGAAAAAGTTATGCTGAGAATGATCAAACGCGGGGTTACACCTGGCTTCCAAAAGAGCAATTAAACGGAAATGCTTTAATATCTTATCATAAAGATAGATTTCGTTTTTTTTACAAATTCGAGTTTTTAGATGAAAATGTTGATTATTACAACAGCACAGTTCAGTCTAATTTTAATTCTACATTAGGAACTTATCGTTATAGTGATGATATGAGGTATTTTACCAACAGATATTTTCATAATCTAAATGTTACCGGTGGATTGTTTTCGCAATTGAATTATAATGTTTCTGTCTCACATCAGAAACAGCAGCGCGAAATAGAAAATTTCAGATATTATTTATTTACAAAAAATGAAGATCTAAATAGTACTGAAAAAGATCAGTCAATGGAGGTTCTTTCTTCAACAGGAACTTTAAATAACTTTTTTTCTGATAAAACAGTTGATTTGCAAATTGGATATGATTTTGTAAACAATCAAGGTTTTGCTCTTGTTCAGGAAGCTAATAATAAATTTGTACCTATTCGCAAAAGACTAGAAAATTATGATTTTTTCGTCTCTTCAGAGATTATGGCAACTGATCGATTTTCTATAAAACCTGGATTACGTTTTTCAGTACAATCTAAATTTAAAAACCAATATGCTTCTTCTATAGGTTTAAGATATTTATTTGATAAGGGACTGGAACTTCGTGGCTCTTATGGAAATGGTTTTAGAACTCCAAATTTTGATGAGCTTTATACAAAACAAATTTTTGACGGACATTTCTTTACCGGAAACGAAAATCTTATTCCTGAAACCAGTACTTCTTATGAAGCAAGCATTAAAAAATTCATGACATTTTCTTCAGGCTGGCAATGGTCAGGCACTCTGGCAGGAAGTTTCTTAAATGTGGATGATAGAATTGATATGGCATTTATACGTAAAAATCCAGATACAGGAACTCCCGAATATCAATATATTAATGTTAGTAAATACCAAATGTGGAATTTTTCTACAATGAACCAAATTGTCAAAGATAATTTTACTGTTAATCTTGGTGCAGCGTTAATAGGAATTTCACAGTTGATCAATAATAATCAATTTACTTCAAACGATCAATTTCTCTACTCATTTAATCTGAATGCAAGTCTTTCCTATAATATTACAAAATGGAAAACCATTATTTCGGGGTATTACAAATACAATGGGAAAAGCAGACAATTTATTGAATCTGGTTCTGAATATGTTTTGTCTGAAATTGATCCTAGTAACTGGCTTGATGCATCAATTAGAAAAAATTTCTTCAAAGATCATTTTGAAGCAACGATTGGAGCACGAAATATTCTTAATGTAACTAATGTGAACCAAACTAGAACAACTGAAGGAGCGCATGCATCTGGATCAAATTTAATGCTCGCATACGGACGTTCATATTTCCTAAAATTAGCTTATAACCTTAATCTTTAA
- a CDS encoding HmuY family protein, with translation MKKLLLLSFAFLSLTACSSDDDTPEVEVPTVGAILQPAVGGPNEPNQVYLDLSTEESKSVNRAAWDFGFSSGTDFRVVINGSLKMAVKKLETSDITLTQTINTDVTVGAGTTAASNGYVDNPTGVLAGAGAGIGTAIAEISANDADNKVYLVNLGYAVGTAVPSVGSVTVDGDPRGWKKVRILRNGAGYKIQYADLASATFTEKTIAKDAAYNFTFFSLTTGNTVSVEPLKDKWDLNFTVFTNYLNAGTEVTYGYSDFIVTNMKGGTKAYQVLVAGDVTYAAFTKANVVEANFTASATDQRIIGANWRSGGGPSTLPSIRTDRFYVVKDVAGNYYKVKFLAMSNEAGVRGYVSLEYALLK, from the coding sequence ATGAAAAAATTATTATTACTATCATTCGCATTCTTATCTCTTACAGCTTGTTCAAGCGATGATGATACGCCAGAAGTTGAAGTTCCTACGGTTGGAGCTATTTTGCAGCCAGCTGTAGGTGGACCAAATGAGCCTAATCAGGTTTATCTTGATTTAAGCACAGAAGAATCTAAATCAGTTAACAGAGCTGCTTGGGATTTTGGATTTTCAAGTGGTACAGATTTTAGAGTTGTAATAAACGGATCCTTAAAAATGGCCGTAAAAAAATTAGAAACTTCAGATATTACCTTAACGCAGACAATTAATACAGATGTCACTGTTGGAGCTGGTACAACTGCTGCATCAAATGGTTATGTTGACAATCCAACAGGAGTTTTAGCTGGCGCTGGTGCAGGAATTGGAACTGCAATCGCTGAAATTTCTGCAAATGATGCCGATAACAAAGTTTACTTAGTGAATTTAGGATATGCTGTTGGAACAGCAGTGCCAAGTGTAGGTTCTGTAACGGTTGATGGTGATCCAAGAGGATGGAAAAAAGTTAGAATTTTAAGAAACGGTGCTGGATATAAAATTCAATACGCTGATTTAGCTTCTGCAACTTTTACTGAGAAAACAATTGCTAAAGATGCTGCTTACAACTTTACATTCTTTAGCTTAACAACTGGAAATACAGTTTCTGTTGAGCCTTTAAAAGACAAATGGGATTTAAATTTCACTGTTTTTACTAATTACTTAAATGCGGGTACTGAGGTAACTTACGGATACTCAGATTTTATCGTAACAAACATGAAAGGTGGTACTAAAGCATATCAAGTTTTAGTGGCTGGAGATGTTACTTACGCAGCGTTTACGAAAGCAAATGTGGTAGAGGCTAACTTTACGGCTTCTGCAACTGATCAAAGAATCATTGGTGCAAACTGGAGAAGCGGTGGTGGGCCATCTACATTACCAAGTATTAGAACAGACCGTTTTTATGTTGTTAAAGATGTAGCTGGAAACTATTATAAAGTTAAATTCCTAGCAATGTCCAATGAGGCAGGAGTTAGAGGATATGTTAGTCTAGAATATGCCCTGTTAAAATAA
- a CDS encoding SGNH/GDSL hydrolase family protein produces the protein MNTKSYFFQSFAIVALALVAFIGFKQILPDKIFSDSKIDSKNVLIDSLLLESVAKDSLSSDSDSIEEAERRMGKEKIVYDASEGIEFPSETFDDYKGFQYLISFYEKLYQLEKNPQNKVRIAYYGDSMTDGDLIVQDVRANYQERFGGHGVGFVPITSESAASRGSVKSVYSKNWKTQSYLNVKRPASPFGVNGHVFFANDKVNPTWVQYEAGLNKNSTTLDNPTLFYGRSSKKGNVNFIIGKDTIRKSLNPSNLVNSLKVTSGSIKAFKADFIHADSIPIYGFNFDNGNGVHVDNFSQRGNSGLPISMFNANVMQAFNTHLNYDLIILHYGTNVLNYGTKNYSWYEKGMTKTVNKIKESFPGVSILIVSTADKSTKYDLEMKTDSAVVPLMKAQKHYALETESGFVNLYTLMGGDGSMVKWVDESPARANRDYTHFNQRGAKAIGNLLYSQLNKGYEQYKVLREKRDTGVKPQTVRKPKADSVSVKNDSVNG, from the coding sequence GTGAATACAAAATCATATTTTTTTCAGTCTTTTGCCATAGTCGCATTAGCTTTAGTTGCTTTTATTGGATTCAAACAAATCCTTCCTGATAAGATATTTTCAGATAGCAAAATCGATTCAAAAAATGTTTTGATCGACAGTCTGCTTTTAGAATCGGTTGCTAAAGATTCGTTGTCTTCAGATAGTGACAGTATAGAAGAAGCTGAGCGTAGAATGGGGAAAGAAAAAATCGTTTACGATGCTTCTGAAGGGATTGAATTTCCATCGGAAACATTCGATGATTATAAAGGTTTTCAATACCTTATTTCATTTTACGAAAAACTATATCAGTTAGAAAAGAATCCGCAGAACAAAGTTAGAATTGCATATTATGGAGATTCTATGACCGATGGCGATTTGATCGTTCAAGATGTTCGTGCTAATTATCAGGAACGTTTTGGAGGACACGGAGTTGGTTTTGTACCCATTACTTCAGAATCTGCAGCATCAAGAGGTTCTGTGAAATCAGTATATTCTAAAAACTGGAAAACGCAATCGTATTTAAATGTAAAAAGACCAGCAAGTCCATTTGGAGTAAATGGGCATGTGTTTTTTGCCAATGATAAAGTAAATCCAACCTGGGTTCAATACGAAGCAGGTCTTAATAAAAACTCGACTACTTTAGATAATCCGACTTTGTTTTATGGACGATCTTCTAAAAAAGGGAACGTGAATTTTATTATTGGAAAAGATACGATTCGCAAAAGCTTAAATCCGTCTAATTTGGTAAACAGCCTGAAAGTAACATCAGGAAGTATAAAAGCATTTAAAGCTGATTTCATTCACGCAGATTCTATTCCGATTTACGGATTTAATTTTGATAATGGAAACGGTGTTCATGTAGATAACTTTTCTCAAAGAGGAAATTCAGGTCTGCCAATTTCTATGTTTAATGCCAATGTAATGCAGGCTTTTAATACGCATCTAAATTATGATTTAATCATTCTGCATTATGGAACAAATGTTTTAAATTACGGAACCAAAAATTATTCATGGTATGAAAAAGGAATGACTAAAACCGTCAATAAAATAAAAGAATCATTTCCGGGAGTTTCTATTCTAATCGTTTCAACGGCAGACAAGTCGACTAAATACGATTTAGAAATGAAAACCGATTCAGCTGTTGTGCCTTTGATGAAAGCTCAAAAGCATTATGCATTAGAGACTGAATCAGGATTTGTTAATTTATATACGCTTATGGGTGGTGACGGTTCGATGGTAAAATGGGTAGACGAATCTCCGGCCAGAGCCAATAGAGACTATACACACTTTAACCAGAGAGGAGCAAAAGCAATAGGTAATTTATTATACAGCCAATTAAATAAAGGATACGAACAATATAAAGTTTTACGTGAAAAACGTGATACTGGTGTAAAACCGCAAACAGTTAGAAAACCCAAAGCAGATTCCGTTTCTGTGAAAAACGACAGCGTAAATGGATAA
- a CDS encoding GDSL-type esterase/lipase family protein, which yields MISKIDITEGETYTGNHIYNSKVLESVFKKLIQNESEKNQKINIVHIGDSHIQGDLMTNKIRKILQQQFGNGGRGFVFPYQLAKTNGSYNERFRCNRIWDSYRNIYPVRNYPVGLSGIGLWRDTGGFVVEMSIKDPSYKFNTIQIITPKNESMFDLSSSSQTKFIETTERKIVTHKIKKGEAISIIADKYNVSVADIKKANQLKSNNIRAGRILRIPTNEMQPKNIKTSEFVPLNLESDAFCHFYKSEKALDKIYLVPHKEAKDYELNGLVLEKDAPGLIYSGIGVNGAKYSDYNKYPLFFEQLKALHPDLLIFSLGTNESFDKLETSDYIQRLRQFIKNIKDQNINVPIIVMTPPPSLFRGGKPNNFVGEYAQRINDIAEKDGFAVWDLYDEFGGLKGIRQLKSQGLIGKDWVHYSKKGYEKQGSLFTEAFLKAYDNFKSNK from the coding sequence ATGATTAGTAAAATTGATATAACCGAGGGTGAAACCTATACAGGAAATCACATTTATAATTCAAAAGTATTAGAAAGTGTTTTTAAAAAATTGATTCAGAATGAAAGTGAAAAGAATCAGAAAATAAATATCGTACATATTGGTGATTCACATATTCAAGGTGATTTAATGACCAATAAAATCCGAAAGATTTTACAGCAGCAATTTGGAAATGGCGGCCGTGGATTTGTTTTTCCCTATCAGCTAGCCAAAACAAATGGTTCGTACAATGAACGTTTTCGCTGTAATAGAATCTGGGACAGTTACCGAAATATTTATCCAGTAAGAAATTATCCTGTAGGATTAAGTGGTATTGGACTTTGGAGAGATACAGGAGGATTTGTAGTAGAAATGAGTATAAAAGATCCCTCGTATAAATTTAATACGATTCAGATTATTACTCCAAAAAACGAAAGTATGTTTGATTTATCTTCGTCATCTCAAACCAAATTTATTGAGACAACAGAGCGTAAGATCGTCACACACAAAATCAAGAAAGGAGAAGCCATTTCGATTATTGCAGATAAATACAATGTTTCGGTTGCTGATATAAAAAAAGCCAATCAGCTGAAATCAAATAACATTCGTGCGGGAAGAATTTTAAGAATCCCAACCAATGAAATGCAGCCCAAGAATATTAAAACATCAGAATTTGTTCCTTTAAACCTTGAATCAGATGCATTTTGCCATTTTTACAAATCAGAAAAAGCACTCGATAAAATCTATTTAGTTCCTCATAAAGAAGCTAAAGATTATGAATTAAACGGATTAGTTCTCGAAAAAGACGCTCCCGGTTTAATTTACAGCGGAATAGGAGTAAATGGTGCCAAATATTCGGACTATAATAAATATCCGTTATTTTTTGAACAACTTAAAGCATTGCATCCAGATCTTTTAATTTTTTCATTGGGAACAAATGAAAGTTTCGATAAGCTGGAAACCTCAGATTATATCCAGAGATTGCGTCAGTTTATCAAAAATATTAAAGATCAAAATATAAATGTCCCAATAATTGTGATGACACCACCGCCGTCGTTATTTAGAGGAGGAAAACCAAATAATTTTGTGGGCGAATATGCACAGCGAATAAATGATATTGCCGAAAAAGATGGTTTTGCTGTTTGGGATTTATATGATGAATTTGGCGGATTGAAAGGAATAAGACAATTAAAATCGCAGGGATTAATAGGAAAAGATTGGGTTCATTATTCAAAAAAAGGATATGAAAAACAAGGAAGCTTGTTTACAGAAGCATTTTTAAAAGCATACGATAATTTTAAATCAAATAAGTAA
- a CDS encoding MBOAT family O-acyltransferase: protein MTTIDSINNWFIQNFGAVTIPQVKNWFIYNPDEKLLFNTGLFLGLFLVFYFIYGFLKNTFYLRLTYVIIFSLFFYYKSSGIYFLLLLLSSVVDYGLSQIIYKESKDSTKKIYLVISVILNLGLLGYFKYMNFMIGTYNDMFNGNLKFHDIFLPVGISFYTFQSMSYIIEIYREEIKPTKNYIEYLFFVSFFPQLVAGPIVRAKDFLPQIYQKLNLTKQDVNNALFLIIGGLIKKTVISNYISVNFVDRVFDTPLSYTSFENLMASYGYAIQIYCDFSGYSDMAIGIALLLGFKLPVNFRTPYKSTSITDFWRRWHISLSTWLKDFLYISIGGNREGSFAGYLFPSLFFFGLLLWGMSCYNESVIPLVIAGISILIFALSFLLSSKIKQTLVTNFNLFTTMLLGGLWHGAGAQFIIWGALHGLALAVHKIFMEFFPSKKDKKPNFLWRFFSIVITFHFVVFCWIFFRARDFETALQVINTIGQLTFEPELWKTIILGYKNVFGLMLFGYVWHFLPESFTNGMKSVFDKTPLLIKAIILGFVYWIVYATAVAGSQPFIYFQF from the coding sequence TTGACAACAATAGATAGCATTAATAATTGGTTCATTCAAAATTTTGGTGCAGTAACAATACCACAAGTAAAAAATTGGTTTATATACAATCCCGATGAAAAGCTGTTATTTAATACAGGCTTGTTTTTGGGATTGTTCCTAGTTTTTTATTTTATTTACGGATTTTTAAAAAACACATTTTATCTACGATTAACCTATGTTATTATCTTCTCGCTTTTCTTTTATTATAAGTCAAGCGGTATTTACTTTTTACTCTTACTATTATCTTCTGTTGTAGATTACGGCTTAAGCCAGATTATTTACAAAGAATCAAAAGACAGCACCAAGAAAATATATTTGGTGATAAGTGTCATTCTGAATTTAGGATTACTTGGATATTTCAAGTACATGAATTTTATGATTGGTACTTACAATGATATGTTCAATGGAAATTTAAAATTCCATGATATTTTTCTTCCGGTTGGAATCTCATTTTATACATTCCAGTCGATGAGTTATATTATCGAAATTTATCGTGAAGAAATCAAGCCGACAAAAAACTACATTGAATATTTATTTTTCGTGTCGTTCTTCCCGCAATTAGTGGCCGGGCCAATTGTACGAGCAAAAGATTTCTTACCACAGATTTATCAAAAATTAAACCTGACCAAACAAGATGTAAACAATGCCTTGTTTTTAATTATTGGCGGTTTGATTAAGAAAACAGTAATTTCAAATTACATATCAGTAAACTTTGTTGACCGTGTTTTCGATACGCCTTTGAGTTATACTTCGTTTGAAAACTTAATGGCTTCTTACGGATATGCTATTCAGATCTATTGTGATTTTTCTGGATATTCAGATATGGCAATTGGTATTGCATTATTGTTAGGATTTAAACTGCCAGTTAACTTTAGAACTCCATACAAATCGACTTCAATTACAGATTTCTGGAGAAGATGGCATATTTCGCTTTCGACTTGGTTAAAAGACTTTTTATACATTTCGATTGGAGGAAACAGAGAAGGTTCTTTCGCAGGATATTTATTCCCGAGTTTATTCTTCTTCGGATTATTGCTTTGGGGAATGTCTTGTTATAATGAAAGTGTAATTCCGCTTGTTATCGCAGGAATCAGTATTTTGATTTTCGCTTTATCATTTTTGCTTTCAAGTAAAATAAAACAAACATTAGTAACCAATTTCAACCTGTTTACCACAATGCTTTTAGGAGGTTTGTGGCATGGAGCTGGTGCGCAATTTATTATTTGGGGAGCACTTCACGGATTAGCATTGGCAGTTCACAAAATATTCATGGAATTCTTTCCTTCTAAAAAAGATAAAAAACCAAATTTCTTGTGGAGATTTTTCTCAATCGTGATCACATTCCACTTTGTAGTTTTCTGTTGGATTTTCTTCCGCGCACGAGACTTTGAAACAGCATTGCAGGTAATTAATACTATTGGCCAGTTAACATTTGAACCAGAACTTTGGAAAACAATTATTTTAGGTTATAAAAATGTTTTCGGATTAATGTTATTCGGTTACGTTTGGCATTTCTTGCCAGAATCGTTCACAAACGGAATGAAATCTGTTTTCGACAAAACACCTTTACTAATAAAAGCCATAATCTTAGGATTTGTATATTGGATCGTGTACGCAACTGCAGTTGCGGGTTCGCAGCCGTTCATTTACTTTCAATTCTAA
- the ffh gene encoding signal recognition particle protein has product MFDNLSDKLDKAFHILKGHGKITEVNVADTLKEVRRALLDADVNFKIAKDFTTKVKEKAIGQDVLTTLQPGQLLVKLVKDELTELMGGDVAGVNLSGNPTVILMSGLQGSGKTTFSGKLANYLKTKKNKKPLLVACDIYRPAAINQLHVVGDQIGVEVYSEPENKNPVEIAQNAIKHAKSNGFNVVIVDTAGRLAVDQEMMDEIARVHKAIQPQETLFVVDSMTGQDAVNTAKAFNDILNFDGVILTKLDGDTRGGAALSIKSIVNKPIKFVGTGEKMEAIDVFYPERMAERILGMGDVVSLVERAQEQFDEEEARKLQKKIAKNEFGFDDFLTQIQQVKKMGNMKDLVGMIPGASKAMKDVEIEDDAFKHIEAIIYSMTPGERSKPAIIDVKRKARIAKGSGTKIEQVNQLMKQFDQMSKMMKMMQGPGGKNLMKMMGGMKGMPGGMPR; this is encoded by the coding sequence ATGTTTGATAATTTAAGTGATAAGTTAGATAAAGCGTTCCATATATTAAAAGGACACGGTAAAATTACAGAAGTAAACGTTGCCGATACCTTAAAAGAAGTTCGTCGTGCCTTACTTGATGCCGATGTTAACTTTAAAATTGCCAAAGATTTTACAACCAAAGTAAAAGAAAAAGCGATTGGTCAGGATGTATTAACTACTTTACAGCCGGGACAATTATTGGTTAAATTAGTAAAAGACGAACTTACCGAATTAATGGGTGGAGACGTTGCTGGTGTTAACCTTTCTGGAAATCCAACGGTTATTTTAATGTCAGGACTTCAAGGTTCTGGTAAAACTACTTTCTCAGGAAAATTAGCGAACTACTTAAAAACAAAGAAAAATAAAAAACCACTTTTAGTAGCGTGTGATATCTACCGTCCAGCGGCGATTAACCAGCTACATGTTGTGGGAGATCAAATAGGCGTTGAGGTTTACTCGGAGCCAGAAAATAAAAATCCTGTAGAAATTGCTCAAAACGCAATTAAACATGCTAAATCAAACGGGTTCAATGTTGTAATTGTCGATACAGCAGGACGTTTAGCAGTAGATCAGGAAATGATGGACGAAATTGCACGTGTACACAAAGCAATCCAGCCACAAGAAACATTGTTCGTTGTTGACTCTATGACAGGACAAGATGCTGTAAATACAGCAAAAGCTTTCAACGATATCTTGAATTTTGATGGAGTTATCTTAACGAAATTAGATGGTGATACTCGTGGTGGAGCGGCGCTTTCGATCAAATCGATTGTAAACAAACCAATCAAATTTGTGGGTACTGGAGAGAAAATGGAAGCAATTGATGTTTTCTATCCAGAACGTATGGCTGAGCGTATTTTAGGGATGGGAGACGTTGTGTCTCTTGTCGAAAGAGCTCAAGAACAATTTGACGAAGAAGAAGCTAGAAAACTTCAAAAGAAAATCGCTAAAAACGAATTCGGTTTTGATGATTTCTTAACGCAGATTCAGCAAGTAAAGAAAATGGGTAACATGAAAGATCTTGTTGGGATGATCCCAGGTGCTTCAAAAGCCATGAAAGATGTTGAAATCGAAGACGACGCCTTCAAACATATCGAAGCAATTATTTATTCGATGACACCGGGTGAAAGAAGTAAACCAGCTATTATTGATGTGAAAAGAAAAGCCAGAATCGCAAAAGGTTCGGGAACAAAAATCGAGCAAGTAAATCAGCTGATGAAACAGTTTGACCAAATGAGCAAAATGATGAAGATGATGCAAGGCCCAGGCGGAAAAAATCTGATGAAAATGATGGGAGGCATGAAGGGAATGCCAGGAGGAATGCCGAGATAA
- a CDS encoding bifunctional 5,10-methylenetetrahydrofolate dehydrogenase/5,10-methenyltetrahydrofolate cyclohydrolase: MQLLDGKKTSNDIKNEIALEVQSIKAAGGKVPHLAAVLVGNNGASLTYVGSKVKSCQEIGFDSTLVALPETITEDELLAKIKELNEDDNLDGYIVQLPLPKHIDEQKILLAIDPDKDVDGFHPTNFGRMALEMESFIPATPFGIMELLERYKVETAGKHTVVIGRSHIVGRPMSILMSRKGNPGDSTVTLTHSRTKDLAEFTKNADIIITALGVPEFLKADMVKDGVTVIDVGITRVDDASNAKGYVIKGDVDFDGVSKKASFITPVPGGVGPMTIAMLLKNTLLARKMRSARNK, encoded by the coding sequence ATGCAGCTACTAGACGGTAAAAAAACATCTAACGACATTAAAAACGAAATTGCTCTTGAAGTTCAATCTATAAAAGCAGCGGGAGGAAAAGTACCTCATTTAGCAGCCGTTTTGGTAGGGAATAATGGTGCAAGTTTAACTTACGTAGGAAGTAAAGTAAAATCATGCCAAGAGATTGGTTTCGATTCCACTTTAGTTGCTTTACCAGAAACCATTACAGAAGACGAGCTTTTAGCAAAAATCAAAGAATTGAACGAAGATGATAACCTTGACGGATACATCGTTCAGTTGCCTTTACCAAAACACATCGATGAGCAAAAAATCTTATTAGCTATCGATCCTGACAAAGATGTAGACGGATTCCACCCAACTAACTTTGGAAGAATGGCTCTTGAAATGGAAAGCTTTATTCCAGCAACGCCATTCGGAATTATGGAATTGTTGGAACGTTACAAAGTAGAAACTGCAGGAAAACATACAGTTGTTATCGGAAGAAGCCACATCGTAGGACGTCCAATGAGTATCTTAATGAGCCGTAAAGGGAATCCTGGAGACTCAACAGTTACATTAACACACAGTCGAACTAAAGATTTAGCAGAATTCACTAAAAATGCGGATATCATTATTACAGCTTTAGGAGTTCCAGAATTCTTAAAAGCCGATATGGTAAAAGATGGAGTAACCGTTATCGACGTTGGAATTACACGTGTAGATGATGCATCAAACGCAAAAGGATATGTGATCAAAGGTGACGTTGATTTTGATGGAGTAAGTAAAAAAGCATCTTTCATTACACCAGTTCCAGGTGGAGTAGGACCAATGACAATTGCAATGCTGCTTAAAAATACACTTTTAGCAAGAAAAATGAGAAGCGCAAGAAACAAGTAA
- a CDS encoding magnesium transporter CorA family protein, producing the protein MKAFYTNNNGLVEIQKWTSNCWIHIESPTETDKNYLLEELQIPEAFYNDIEDIDERPRIEIEDGWTLIIMRIPIKSGDVKIPFHTVPLGIIFKDDICVTISFYETEIIADFVSYSQRKNIEIEDNFNLVLRLLLSSSVWYLKYLKQINQKIKLAEDNLEKSIKNEELQALLQIEKCFVFFITSLKANDVLFQRIKNLKAHKANYDPELLEDVEIELNQAQDTANIYNNILTGMMDAYASVISNNMNNIMKQMTSISIILMIPTLIASLYGMNVPNGLEESKYGIWILLLISIILSSFGVFLFKRRRWF; encoded by the coding sequence ATGAAAGCCTTTTACACAAACAACAACGGATTGGTAGAAATCCAAAAATGGACTTCAAATTGCTGGATTCACATCGAATCTCCAACAGAAACAGACAAGAATTACTTACTAGAAGAGCTTCAAATTCCCGAAGCATTCTACAATGATATTGAGGATATCGACGAAAGACCTCGTATCGAGATCGAAGACGGCTGGACACTGATTATCATGCGTATTCCGATAAAAAGCGGCGATGTCAAAATTCCCTTTCACACCGTTCCTCTCGGAATTATTTTTAAAGATGATATCTGCGTAACTATTAGTTTTTATGAAACCGAAATCATTGCCGATTTTGTATCGTATTCACAACGCAAAAACATCGAAATCGAAGATAATTTCAACCTAGTGCTGCGATTGCTTTTATCATCAAGCGTTTGGTATTTAAAATATCTGAAACAAATTAATCAGAAAATAAAACTGGCAGAAGATAATTTAGAGAAATCGATCAAAAATGAAGAGTTGCAGGCATTGCTTCAAATTGAAAAATGTTTTGTATTCTTCATCACTTCGTTAAAAGCAAATGACGTTTTATTTCAAAGAATTAAAAACCTAAAAGCACACAAAGCCAATTACGATCCAGAATTATTGGAAGATGTCGAAATCGAATTAAATCAGGCACAAGATACAGCCAATATTTACAATAACATCTTAACGGGAATGATGGACGCCTACGCCTCTGTAATTTCCAATAATATGAACAATATTATGAAACAGATGACTTCGATTTCTATCATTTTAATGATCCCTACATTAATTGCCAGTTTGTACGGAATGAACGTGCCAAACGGCCTAGAAGAAAGCAAATACGGAATCTGGATTCTGCTTCTAATTTCTATAATACTTTCCTCTTTCGGCGTATTTTTATTCAAACGCAGAAGATGGTTCTAA